In Bubalus bubalis isolate 160015118507 breed Murrah chromosome 3, NDDB_SH_1, whole genome shotgun sequence, a genomic segment contains:
- the LOC102392902 gene encoding transcription factor CP2-like protein 1 translates to MAQGVQPNPVLSSLRHSWSCSLSKMLFWHNQLEHLWLSPRELYHGPPSSLLSEALPLPYLKQEELANIPRAEQPCPAFQYVLCAATSTAMPPAVKQHEETLTYLNQGALGLGMERGERGASQSYEVRMLCNPKLVNATQEPRLLKSVVRVVFHDRRLQYTEQQQLDDIPLSVGVLEPQVLSSQLNTVEFYWDPTKRTSLFLQVHCISTEFTLWKKGGEKGVPFRLQIDTFKPSDKELPLEHLHSAGCLVKVFKPKGADRKLKTDQEKIEKQPVHERNKYQTACESTIFMECSPWPEPVSGAHRPLSPFALTSPPLLQAPVPGEALIY, encoded by the exons ATGGCCCAGGGGGTCCAGCCCAACCCAGTGCTGAGCTCTCTGCGACACAGCTGGTCCTGCTCGCTCTCCAAGATGCTGTTTTGGCACAACCAGCTGGAGCACCTGTGGCTGAGCCCCAGGGAGCTGTACCATGGGCCTCCAAGCAGCTTGCTCAG CGAGGCCTTGCCCTTACCTTACCTGAAGCAGGAAGAGCTGGCCAACATCCCCCGAGCGGAGCAGCCCTGCCCCGCGTTCCAGTACGTGCTCTGCGCAGCCACGTCCACAGCCATGCCACCGGCTGTGAAGCAGCATGAGGAGACCCTCACCTACCTGAACCAGGGTGCACTGGGCCTGGGGATGGAGAGGGGCGAGCGGGGTGCTA GCCAGTCCTATGAGGTACGGATGCTCTGCAACCCCAAACTGGTCAATGCCACCCAGGAGCCCCGGCTGCTGAAG AGCGTGGTGCGTGTGGTTTTCCACGACCGGCGCCTGCAGTACACTGAGCAGCAACAGCTGGACG ATATCCCTCTGTCTGTGGGGGTGCTGGAACCCCAAGTGCTGTCCTCACAACTGAACACCGTGGAGTTTTATTGGGACCCGACCAAGAGGACCTCTCTCTTCCTGCAG GTTCACTGCATCAGCACTGAGTTCACTCTTTGGAAAAAAGGTGGGGAGAAAGGCGTCCCCTTCCGCCTCCAGATCGACACTTTCAAGCCCAGTGACAAGGAGCTTCCGCTGGAGCACCTGCATTCAGCTGGCTGCCTCGTCAAGGTGTTTAAG CCCAAAGGAGCTGACCGGAAACTGAAAACTGACCAGGAGAAGATTGAGAAACAGCCCGTGCATGAGAGAAACAAGTATCAGACAGCCTGTGAGAGCACCATCTTCATGGAG TGTTCACCGTGGCCAGAGCCCGTTTCAGGGGCCCACCGGCCTCTGAGCCCTTTTGCTCTGACCTCTCCCCCACTCCTGCAAGCTCCTGTCCCCGGAGAG GCACTGATCTACTGA